One Vespula pensylvanica isolate Volc-1 chromosome 3, ASM1446617v1, whole genome shotgun sequence DNA window includes the following coding sequences:
- the LOC122628078 gene encoding aspartate aminotransferase, cytoplasmic, whose protein sequence is MSTTRFSGIKLGPPIEVFALTKAFNEDTYKKKVNLAIGAYRTTEGKPWVLPVVKKVEKQLAADELQNHEYLPILGLDSFCQAATKMLLGPNSSAIAQGRAFGIQTLSGTGALRVAAECLSRILNYDTFYYSKPTWENHKLVFLNGGFKNACEYTYWDYENRRIDLDGMLKDIKNAPENSVIILHACAHNPTGCDPTPEQWQKIADVIEENRLFTIFDSAYQGFATGDLDKDAFAVRMFAERGMEFICAQSFAKNFGLYNERAGNMVIVMSDIKEAIEFKSQVTLIIRAMYSNPPNHGARIISTVLNNPDLCEEWKEHIRTMSGRIQQMREGLYQRLLKLGTPGTWEHITTQIGMFSYTGLSERQVKHLLDQFHIYLLRSGRINICGLTEYNLDYVAEAIHEAVTLFPQTKRNCTC, encoded by the exons ATGAGTACGACAAGATTTTCGGGAATCAAATTGGGACCTCCAATCGAGGTTTTCGCGCTAACGAAAGCTTTTAACGAGGatacttacaaaaaaaaagttaatttggCTATAGGAg cttATCGTACAACCGAAGGAAAACCATGGGTTCTACCTGTCgtaaaaaaagtagaaaaacaACTTGCGGCAGACGAATTGCAAAATCACGAGTATCTTCCGATATTAGGTTTAGATAGTTTCTGTCAAGCTGCAACAAAAATGTTATTAGGTCCTAACTCTTCGGCTATTGCTCAAGGACGTGCTTTTGGTATTCAAACGCTTTCCGGTACTGGTGCGTTAAGAGTCGCTGCTGAGTGTTTAAGTCGTATCTTAAATTatgatacattttattatagcaAGCCTACCTGGG AAAACCATAAACTTGTATTTTTGAATGGTGGGTTTAAGAATGCTTGCGAATATACATATTGGGATTATGAAAATCGAAGAATCGATCTAGATGGAATGCttaaggatataaaaaatgcTCCAGAAAATTCAGTAATTATTCTTCATGCATGCGCGCACAATCCTACCGGTTGCGATCCTACGCCAGAACAATGGCAAAAGATTGCAGATGTCattgaagaaaatcgattgttCACGATATTTGATAGCGCGTAtcaa gGGTTTGCAACTGGTGATTTAGACAAAGATGCATTTGCTGTACGCATGTTCGCTGAACGCGGAATGGAATTTATTTGTGCTCAAAGTTTTGCCAAAAATTTCGGTCTTTACAATGAAAGAGCTGGTAATATGGTCATAGTAATGTCTGATATAAAAGAAGCAATTGAATTTAAATCTCAAGTGACATTAATTATACGAGCAATGTATAGTAATCCCCCCAACCATGGAGCTCGTATAATATCAACCGTGCTTAACAATCCTGATCTTTGCGAAGAATG gaAAGAACATATCCGAACTATGTCTGGAAGAATACAACAGATGCGAGAAGGATTATATCAAAGATTACTCAAGTTGGGAACTCCTGGCACATGGGAACATATAACTACCCAAATAGGAATGTTTTCATATACAGGTCTTAGTG AGAGACAAGTCAAGCATTTATTGGATCAGTTTCATATTTATCTACTACGCAGTggacgtataaatatttgtggACTGACAGAGTATAATCTGGATTATGTAGCAGAAGCTATTCATGAAGCAGTAACGCTATTTCCtcagacaaaaagaaattgcacTTGTTGA